From the genome of Scytonema hofmannii PCC 7110, one region includes:
- a CDS encoding SDR family NAD(P)-dependent oxidoreductase, translating into MSFIQKIKNANALIVGASQGIGFGFVKTLLQDDRIAKIYATYRQPDSASELLTLADKYCDKPGTACAKGDRLTCLSMDITDESQIADVVQKIRTEVQQLHLVINCVGMLHESSLEPEKSLRQINPEHLMRYFQVNSIGSVLLAKHLLPLFRHKERSVFASISAKVGSIGDNQLGGWYGYRASKAALNMFLRTVAIEYGRTSPKTIVVTLHPGTTDTRLSKPFQANVPPEKLFSVERTVTQLLSVIEQLEEDDSGKFFSWDGSQLPW; encoded by the coding sequence ATGTCTTTTATTCAAAAAATAAAAAATGCTAATGCATTGATTGTAGGAGCAAGCCAAGGTATCGGTTTTGGTTTTGTAAAAACATTACTGCAAGATGATAGAATTGCCAAAATTTATGCAACCTATCGTCAACCAGATTCTGCTTCTGAGTTGTTAACTTTAGCAGACAAATACTGCGATAAGCCGGGTACAGCTTGTGCCAAGGGCGATCGCTTAACTTGTCTGTCAATGGATATTACTGATGAATCACAGATTGCTGACGTTGTCCAAAAGATCCGCACAGAAGTACAGCAACTTCATCTAGTCATTAATTGTGTGGGTATGTTGCATGAATCTTCTCTAGAACCAGAAAAAAGTTTACGACAAATTAATCCAGAACACTTAATGCGCTACTTCCAAGTTAACAGTATTGGCTCGGTTTTACTCGCCAAACATCTATTACCCTTATTCCGTCACAAAGAGCGTAGTGTTTTTGCTAGTATTTCAGCCAAAGTCGGTAGTATAGGTGATAATCAACTTGGAGGATGGTATGGTTATCGAGCCTCGAAAGCGGCTCTTAATATGTTCTTGCGAACAGTGGCGATTGAGTATGGAAGAACTAGTCCCAAAACCATAGTTGTCACCTTACATCCCGGTACAACAGATACTCGTCTTTCCAAACCGTTTCAAGCAAACGTACCACCTGAAAAATTGTTTTCCGTTGAGCGGACAGTCACTCAGTTACTGAGTGTTATTGAGCAACTTGAAGAAGACGATAGCGGAAAGTTTTTTTCTTGGGATGGTAGCCAATTGCCTTGGTAG